GAATCCCTTCCTGGTGAGGGGGGTGCCGGGAAGTTTGGTCACTGTCCTGCTCCTGCCTGCTGAGCTCTGGGCTCCCTCCTCGCACTCAGCCCACACCCCGCATTGCCAGAGAAGGCCCCGCACACTCACTCTTCTTGCAGGAGGTGCATCTGCAGGCCTTGCAGGTGCAGGAGCCAGCGCAGCTGCAGGAGCCGCCTGCCAGGAAGGGAAAGGCCAGcagtgagcagggagagggatgcaGGAGCTACAGCAGACGGTCAGCAATGCCTCCCTGAACCCTCCTCCTCCGTCAGGACGCAGCCCTGGGAGCTCGTGTCCACTCAGGCGGATAGAGAAGCCCCAGCTCGTCTCTTCTGGTCCAAGGAGAGTAGGTCCCCTCCTGATGGGACTCCACAGGGAAGGTCccaggctccagacccagcccaggctgactggggctgggggccagggcccatggcctgaaccccaaagaggcagtgtcccctcctcccatccagtcCTGGCAGCTCCGAGGCCTCCTCCAAACACGGGGTCCCGGTCTAGCAATCCCctgaccagctgggtgacctcaagAAGGACAGCCTGGAGCCTCCGTGCCCTCAGTGTCAACAGAGAGGCAAAGGGAGACTGACATGCTCCCAGGGGCCTGGCTACCAAGAAAGCCCCGGACCCGTGACAGGAGTCCTCCTGAGCTCAAACTCAAAACCCTCCCTTGTCGTCCTGTGCCTGGGAAGGGGGCATCCTAAGGCTCAAAGCCAGGGCTCCCTTACCAGTGGGGCAGGAGCACTTGGGGTCCATCTGGAGGAGAAGTGAGGCCCGAGGTCCAAAGCAAGGGGCGAAGCGGCTGCACGGGTCCGGTGGGGGCCGTGTGGGAGCGAGGAGCCCGGGGGCTCAGTTATAGGCCGAGGAGGCGGCCCGGGcgcagaggccccgcccccgccttgCACGCGCCCCGCGGATCCGCGCCCGCGCCCGGGCCCGCGCCCGCGCCGTCCGCAGCGCCCTCAGCGCCCTGGGCCGGGCTGTGAGCAACAGGCGGGGCCGAGCGCACGATTCCACTTCGGGGCCGGCTGGAGCGGAGGAACCGGGTGCCGTGCGGTAAGCGGTGTCCCAGCCCCCTGGCCGCCCCTTCCCAATGTGCCCGACGGGAGCAGCCACCCTGTTGGCGGGTTGCGCAGGACTCCAGCTCCCGCGTCCTTCGGTCTTCCCCGCCCCGGGCCCCGCGCCGCCGGCCTGCGGGTCGCCGTTTCCTGCAGCCTGAGAACAGCCCCCGCCTCCCGCTCGTGTCCCTGGCTTGGCTGGAGCCGGGGAGCGGTGTCAGAGACGGCAGGCGGCTGTGACCCTCAGCACCGTTTCGCCCAGCCCATGTGTCCCCAGGCGTTGCCAGCCCCGGTCCCCACCACGGTCCTTTGGAAGCATGTTTCCGGTACCGTCTCCTGGAACTGCAGCGCGGTGAACATTGCCTTCAGCCGCTAGTCCTCCTCActtgtgttttcctttcctgaagGGATCATGGCTCATTTCCGCGGGGGCTTCTTTGCCTCAACTTTCCAGGGGGGCTCCTCACTGTAGCCAGTCCACCCCACGCCAGGGTGGAGGTTCCCCAATCATGGGATGCTCCCCAGGGATGGCGTCATTGTAAGTGATAGGCAGACCTGGCGTTAAATAACAAAGCGAGACAAGTGGATAGTTCCCTTTGAGTAGTCCCGACAGTTACTCACCGTGGAGTCCAGGCCAAGCCTTGTTCATCACTTTTGCTCTTTGAACTGTCACACCAACCGGGAAGGGAGATCCTAGTCAGGAGCCCGTTTCCCAAAGGCCAAACTACCTACAGTACAAGGAGGCTCCGGAGGCAGGCACACGGTGCTGGGGAGTGGTGCCCTGCTTCTGTGCTTTGGTCGCTTCGCAGCTGAGAGAGGGAGTCGGTGAGAAAGCTCCCCTTTGGCCCAGAGCTGTGTCCTCAGCCCGTCTCTACCATGTCCAGCTCAATCCTGGGGGCGACCAGAGTGACAGAATAGGAATGGATTTATGACTTTGTGGCTACCTTCTGACTCTCTCCTTCAGTAGTGTTCAAGAGGTTTCTTTTGGTATAACGTATTTCGGAAAATCgctgaaaagaaaatggtcaggaaATCCGGATGCAGGTGACAGCAGAAATGGCAGGATCCTTCTGTATGTGTCAGGAGGACGGCGACTGTGTGACTCACGGCTTTCTACTTGTAGTGTCAACGGCTCTTGGCGGGAAGGCCGGATAACCCTCTCAGGGGAACTGGTCCCAGGCTCACAGGGTTGATGAGGACGGCCCAGAGCACAGAGCTAAACACACCATCCTTGCTTGCGTGTCTGGAAGGAGGACAATGTCTCCTAGGCTAATGATAACacataaataaagagataaataagtgAATCGGTGATCCGATGGATTTACTCACTGAGTGCCCAGTAGGTTCTGACCTTCTTTGCGTGTATTCAATTCTGTAATCCCGAGAGCCAGACACTATTATTTTGCCCTTTAGAGCAGAGGAGACTGAGCCAGAGAGAGGTTATGTCACAGTGCTGTATGTGACACAGGTGGGACTGGCCCTCCTGCAGGCTGACTGCAGCCCCCCGCCCAACCGGACACCATGTCATCCCATGAAAGGTGAGAACACGGAACACCTGGCACAGCGGCGGCAGTGGGAAGGCCCTGAGCTGGCAGGCAGA
This genomic window from Mesoplodon densirostris isolate mMesDen1 chromosome 19, mMesDen1 primary haplotype, whole genome shotgun sequence contains:
- the LOC132480046 gene encoding metallothionein-1E-like; this translates as MDPKCSCPTGGSCSCAGSCTCKACRCTSCKKSCCSCCPVGCAKCAQGCVCKGASDKCSCCA